One Pseudoalteromonas sp. NC201 DNA segment encodes these proteins:
- a CDS encoding TonB-dependent receptor domain-containing protein, whose translation MDTQMKFKKVALAISTALTVATSLPSVAEEEQAIEEVVAVGTRLQGSAAAVIEERKNQAFVADILGAEQLSRTGDSDAASALRRVTGLTLVDGKFIYVRGLGERYSSARLNGAAVPSPDLTRNVIPLDIFPASIIESLAVQKAYSPSMPAAFGGGNIDIRTKSVPSEFTAGIEVGIGQNFNSDKGFTYSGTTEGIPQVLQDAVVRYRGNFDIGEVVDKNGFKDKDRLTRADQAIDVIKGFVSSLPRDIQVKEESLDPNFDVKANIGNSFQEDWLGGTVGFMLAGSYDNDWNYSDRTTGVIDDTLAENCTSKLETAEDTANSCYVTLKESKVTTETERLNGVFNIGYRLDQHSITYSKIYLEDNETESEFSVLQSPNGSTVRTIAGTGAAQRSHQFDYEERTLDIDQVIGQHTFLDYWGVGFDWQYTESKAQTDIPTEIDFKFIDNYNEDGSYKNSIVTGDDNRITYAFTDMEDNVKSYSGNVTLPLTFEGIEITLKGGYDFMDRARVYNTSNFVVNNKSGISIPVNFDESEIYGLSGYLDDEFLNNNTFLLTFNEPQAPAADDYIAAQKIDAGYGEFDIFFDNTWRISGGIRYEDFKQVSLATSSLIFDRITMETIYDEERILAGTVNEDNFFNALSLTYLSDGNYQVRFGYGETTVRPDLRELVPVAYYDPLTDIRTFGVAGLKSSDLKNYDARFEYYMDNGDNFSVAAFYKDITAPIETILRVGDEDYTATFVNGEEGEVYGIEAEWLYDLSSLASGFFTSGNITLSDSEVSIDPARAGNLTNPTKRMTGHSEYVVNMQLNYDSADGQHSGSLVYNVFGERILASGIGGRDDAYEQPFHSLDLVYTWYPDFNSKVKFKVKNLLNEDQEVTQSDVVVRQKDVGTSVSLSYSYEF comes from the coding sequence ATGGATACTCAAATGAAATTTAAAAAAGTTGCTTTAGCCATCAGTACGGCACTCACAGTCGCAACTTCTCTACCAAGCGTTGCAGAAGAAGAACAGGCAATCGAAGAAGTTGTTGCGGTAGGTACTCGTTTGCAAGGTAGTGCTGCGGCGGTAATTGAAGAACGTAAAAACCAAGCCTTCGTTGCGGATATCTTAGGCGCAGAGCAGCTATCTAGAACAGGTGATAGTGATGCAGCATCCGCGCTACGTCGTGTTACCGGTCTCACGTTAGTTGACGGCAAGTTTATCTATGTTCGTGGCCTAGGTGAGCGTTACTCAAGTGCTCGCCTGAATGGTGCCGCAGTACCGAGCCCGGACTTAACTAGAAACGTTATTCCACTCGATATTTTTCCAGCAAGCATTATTGAAAGTCTAGCGGTACAAAAAGCTTATTCTCCATCAATGCCTGCTGCATTCGGTGGTGGTAACATCGATATCCGTACTAAGTCTGTACCATCGGAGTTCACCGCAGGTATTGAGGTAGGTATTGGCCAAAACTTTAATTCTGATAAAGGCTTTACCTACAGCGGTACCACGGAAGGTATACCTCAAGTACTACAAGATGCTGTTGTAAGATATCGTGGTAACTTTGACATCGGCGAAGTTGTAGACAAAAACGGTTTCAAAGATAAAGACAGGCTAACACGTGCGGATCAAGCAATTGACGTGATCAAAGGTTTTGTGTCATCACTTCCTCGCGATATTCAAGTCAAAGAAGAGTCCCTAGATCCAAACTTTGATGTAAAAGCCAACATTGGCAATAGTTTCCAAGAAGATTGGTTAGGCGGCACGGTAGGCTTTATGCTTGCGGGTTCCTATGACAACGATTGGAATTATAGCGACCGCACAACAGGTGTTATTGACGACACATTAGCTGAAAACTGTACTTCAAAACTAGAAACCGCAGAAGACACAGCCAATTCCTGTTATGTGACACTTAAAGAATCTAAAGTAACGACTGAAACTGAACGCCTAAATGGTGTATTCAATATCGGTTACCGCTTAGATCAGCATAGCATTACTTATTCTAAGATTTATCTAGAAGATAACGAAACCGAATCAGAGTTTTCTGTGTTACAAAGCCCTAACGGCAGTACCGTTAGAACAATTGCGGGAACGGGCGCGGCACAGCGTTCACATCAGTTTGATTACGAAGAACGCACGTTGGATATCGACCAAGTGATTGGTCAACACACGTTCCTCGATTACTGGGGGGTAGGCTTTGACTGGCAGTATACAGAGTCAAAAGCGCAAACCGATATTCCAACAGAAATCGACTTTAAGTTTATTGATAACTATAACGAAGACGGTTCTTATAAAAACTCCATCGTTACCGGTGATGATAACCGTATAACGTACGCCTTTACCGACATGGAAGACAACGTAAAGTCTTACAGCGGCAATGTCACCTTACCGTTAACCTTCGAGGGCATAGAAATTACCCTCAAAGGTGGTTATGACTTTATGGACAGAGCGCGTGTTTACAATACCAGTAACTTCGTTGTAAACAACAAAAGTGGTATATCCATCCCAGTAAACTTTGATGAGTCTGAGATCTATGGATTATCGGGTTATCTTGACGATGAGTTTTTGAACAACAACACTTTCTTGTTGACCTTCAACGAACCTCAGGCACCAGCGGCGGACGATTATATCGCAGCTCAAAAGATTGATGCGGGCTATGGTGAATTTGATATCTTCTTCGACAATACCTGGCGTATTAGTGGTGGTATTCGTTACGAAGACTTTAAACAAGTGTCACTTGCAACATCGAGTCTGATCTTCGACCGCATAACGATGGAAACGATTTACGATGAAGAGCGTATTTTAGCCGGTACAGTTAACGAAGATAACTTCTTTAACGCACTATCGCTAACGTATCTTTCAGACGGTAACTATCAAGTACGTTTTGGTTATGGTGAAACCACAGTACGCCCTGACTTACGTGAGTTAGTACCGGTTGCCTACTATGATCCACTAACCGATATCCGCACCTTCGGTGTAGCTGGCCTAAAGAGTAGCGACCTGAAAAACTATGACGCGCGCTTTGAGTACTATATGGATAATGGCGACAACTTCTCAGTTGCGGCATTCTATAAAGACATCACGGCACCAATAGAAACCATCTTACGGGTTGGTGATGAAGACTATACAGCAACCTTCGTAAATGGTGAGGAAGGCGAAGTATACGGTATCGAAGCCGAGTGGTTATATGACTTATCGAGTCTTGCGAGCGGCTTCTTTACGTCAGGTAACATCACCTTAAGTGATTCTGAAGTATCGATAGATCCTGCTCGTGCAGGTAACTTAACCAATCCAACAAAGCGTATGACGGGTCACTCAGAGTACGTAGTTAATATGCAATTAAACTATGATTCGGCTGATGGTCAACACAGTGGTTCATTAGTGTATAACGTCTTTGGAGAGCGTATTTTGGCTTCTGGGATTGGTGGTAGAGATGATGCTTATGAGCAACCATTTCATTCGCTTGACCTAGTATATACTTGGTATCCAGACTTTAACTCTAAAGTTAAATTTAAAGTCAAGAACTTGCTAAATGAAGATCAAGAAGTAACTCAATCTGACGTGGTAGTAAGACAAAAAGATGTTGGCACCTCAGTTAGCCTGAGCTACAGCTACGAGTTCTAA